Below is a window of Littorina saxatilis isolate snail1 linkage group LG2, US_GU_Lsax_2.0, whole genome shotgun sequence DNA.
gaaattccatgacttgaattgaaattccatgactttccaggcctggaaaattaaaaatcaaattccatgactttccatgacctgtacgaaccctgtatgtaggataaacagaatactacatggcttcctgtttgataccagttttacactaGTGTTTTGAAATATTGTTCGCAGTTTAATATTTAAAAGCACAACTTGTGTAAAACTGGTATTTCATAGGAAACcatatagtattctctatgtggaCAACAATGTCACAGGCTTACCCACTAAAGTTCTTTAGGAGCTTCTGACATATTTGCCTTAAAAACAACATGCAAAATAACTTGTGGAATCCAAAAGCACCATGCCGCATTAGTGGCCCAATTAGAGCTGCAGACTATTACGCTTTCGATGTAGCATGCTACTTGTAAAACAGAAAATGCTACTTCGTTATACAGACACTCTACAATGTTCATTTGTTCCTGCTGCTGTTTTCTTGTCTGAACACAGTTATTGCAACATTTGTGTCTTGACATATAAACATGTAGGTGCAGTGGATTATAAGATGATGCAATACTTAAAgataaacaccatttgctacactATAAATTCAAGATTGCTACACATGAAGCTTCATAGGGGCTGACAGCTCTGCATCATACACCTGCACATAAATCTTACTGACTGAGTTGATGAGTATTTACACATTGCACACCTCCCACATTGAAGTAAACAATTGAATATCTTCAGTTAATCGAAGTACACTTAAAGATGAAGTTCTCTCCATAGGAATACTGTGCATCACCCTTGCATGTAAGTGAACTCAAAGTActatgtgaacagaacagaaccaattctggtcTGTTTGCAACCGCATGAACGCAGGAAAGAGATCattgtcagattgaattacaattaacattgacacgcttccatttgaaacttttcagttGTCATTGTGGATTGACGCCCCGGGCCCCAGATCCTGCGTTTAACTTTATCCTCGACGAACAAAACAACAGGCACCAATTGGGTGGCCGCCTCACCTGTGATTGTGTTGACCAGGTTGGCAACCGAGCCAGACAGGGTAGAATTGCTGGTACCGGTTGTCATCGATCCCGATGTTGAGGCGATGGCCTCACGATCACCCGAAACAGCTTCTTGCAGACGTTGGTTGTCTTTCTGGAGCGAGACAATGGCCACTTGGCAGGTCTCTTGCCGCTCCCCCAGCCTGCGTAGTTCTGCCAATACCGCGGCCAAAGCAGTGGCGCTTTCTTCCCCTCCTGCTGTGGCTGACTCAAACCCACCGGGTTGTCGCTGCGAGGCTGTCTGGTTGCTGGCCCTCGGCCGACCTGCAGCGGCTCGGGTCACTTCGGCTACCCGCCTTGACGCTGCCCTCCTGGGAGGCATATTCCTGTGCATAAAAAACAGGATATGTGAACACAGCCTTATTTGTCAGATTACTGAGAATTACACATAAGCCTTGAACTTGTCTGCTGCTCCTTGCAGGAGTTAACAACTCCTTCACTGTTCAGCCTGTAAAAGGTGTTTAATATCCCATACTTCTGAAGTTGTCACCAGATTTTGGGAGTCTGAAATACAAACCAAAGAAATTGATTAAAATCTGGCCCAAAGTACTTCAAACcaattgtgttttctgtgtcaaACTCAAATCCTGGCACCCAGTACCCCCACCAAACGAGTTTGGAATCTCTGAGGCTCAATACATTTATGACAAACAGAACACCAACAGGAAATTACATCATGGTTCTCTGaactgtcacacaccaacatAATACCTGGCTAACAAATCCACATACTAACTAATGTTGGAATCTCTGAGGCCCTATAGCTTAAtttgacaaaaagaacaacagcgaACCATGTTTTCTGATTCTCTGAAAAATCAGCCCCACCATGAAATATTACCTAGCCCACTGTCAGTCAGTCCGCAGATCATCAAGTGGATTATCGACTTCCTGGTGGGTCGATCTCAGTACGTGGCAGTAGACGGGGTCATCTCAGACAGCCTCGAGATCAGTACAGGGAGTCCACAAGGCTGCTGTTTGTCTCCGACAatcttcaccctgtacaccaaCGACTGTAGAGCCACCAATGGCAAACTTTCGAAGTTTGCTGATGACTCAGCTCTGGTAGGCCTGAtacagaatgatgatgacacagTGTACAAACAGGAGGTGGACAAACTAGTAGAGTGGTGTGACCAGAACAGCCTAGACCTCAATGTGGGCAAAACAAAAGAGATGATCACAGACTTTAGGAGAGGGGAAAAGGAAACAGAGCCACTAGTGATAGGGGGGAAAGAGGTAGAACAAGTACAAGAGTACAAATACTTGGGCTGCATCATCAGTTCAGATCTCTCGTGGTCAAAACACATAGCCAAGGTAGTTAGCAAGTGCAATTCAAGATTGTACTTTCTGAGGAAACTCAAGCAGTTCAAGGTCTGCCCTGAAATACTGGCAATGTTCTACAGAGCCAGCATTGAAAGTGTTTTGACCTTCAACCTCATGGTATGGTACTATGGGGCTACTGTAGAGGACAAGAGCCATCTGGCAAGAGTGatcagacaggcagaaaagGTGGTTGGGGTTCAGTTCCCAAGCTTGGATGAACTGGTGCATAAGAGAACAGCCACAAAAGCACGAAAGGTCGTTGAAGATGAATCGCACCCCCTGCATGATCAGTTTGCACTCATGCCATCTAGGCGTAGATACAGAGCTGCAAAGTGTAGAACCTCTCGCATGCGGAAGTCGTTTATTCCATCCGCCATCTCAGTTCTCAATGATACCACTTAGTGCATGCATGTGAAACTGAAAAATGTACAATGGAGTTTTCCTCAGAGCTAGCTAGGAATGCATTGTACACTAATGTTGTcatgttattgttgtgttttttatcTTAATCTTAATGTTTTAAAATTATCTCCACAACTTATAAAGTATACTTTTACACTAGaattatgtttaaacaaatcaagtatgtatgtttaatattattcttatgaagtttttttacaactatttagaatagaacagtctgttttgaatgtcaatcactgggagcagtcagaagagtaagaattctgttttgttctcactatcatttgcttatgaagatcatgatgttgttcctttgcttagtcagtcctagaaataatgtcctagacctgtcttaccttgctgttatcagtatttttgccctctttcattacgatgctatggtatttctgtgggtctccacatgtgtttgtttataaggcggaagtgacctccccttgtacacaataggccctcagatgaagcctacggacagactagaatagaacatgcacataacacagaaggtctgcacagcacactcacacacagcaatacagcacaccgtcttgtacctccttctgccctgccgaagtcggggtatcctttttaatccaccgaacattaatatccacagccatgtgtgtctcctgcctccgaacacacacgccacagagctcgactcgatgtgcgcagtttcgtataaaaattattttccaaatttccccactgtgttttataaaataatcatattatgaaagcacatacattcttatcttagttattatgtattcattgttagcaaacatcggcattattcatgttttactttaaacgcaatcattgttatttatagatcacaggcacttgatgtaagtaggtcacacacgtgtaaatgttgtgcccagtccttgtttttgtttctgttattattttagttagcaggtctagttgagcacgtattaagtatcatgtacccactactagtcattgtgcattttagttaatggactgatgatgtcatttgtatggagtcgacgcacgtgcgaggatatgtatgtgtgggagggggggggggggtgcgcgggagatggaagcttgctgtatgttatgtaatgtatatattgtgtgtgatacgtggaaatgtgatactatttatttgcatgtatgatacaggtacaaatgtgataattgtaggcttatactagtgattactgtgtgtgatacatgaaatgtgatatga
It encodes the following:
- the LOC138958648 gene encoding uncharacterized protein; this encodes MPPRRAASRRVAEVTRAAAGRPRASNQTASQRQPGGFESATAGGEESATALAAVLAELRRLGERQETCQVAIVSLQKDNQRLQEAVSGDREAIASTSGSMTTGTSNSTLSGSVANLVNTITGTEYGEPSSGLILVE